One Danio rerio strain Tuebingen ecotype United States chromosome 13, GRCz12tu, whole genome shotgun sequence DNA window includes the following coding sequences:
- the LOC141377015 gene encoding uncharacterized protein, with product MGPNRLLPSICFLHPSIHPSIILLFLQSIHPSNCFFHPSIHSSIRPFIHYFIVSLIGSSINLFLSSIHASIHPSIRPFIHHFIVPSIHSSIKLFLPSIYPSVHSFIILLFLQSVLPSICFFLPSIHPSIHPPIHHFIVPLIHSSIKLFLPSIHPSIRPFIHYFIVSLIGSSINLFLSSIHASIHPSVHPSIHPSFYCSFNPFIHQIVSSIHPSVRPFIQHFIVSSIQSSINLFLSSINPSIRPFIHNFIVPSIHSSIKLFLSSIPPSVHSSIISLFLQFIHPSILFLPSIQPAVHLSIILSFLQSVHSSICFFIRPTIILFQLSVHPSFHYGQFNLFNSSVSHVFGLLGKLEHPEENPRQHLENMQTPHRNAN from the exons ATGGGCCCCAACAGGC TTCTTCCATCAATTTGTTtcttgcatccatccatccatccatccatcattttattgttccttcaatccattcatccatcaaattgtttcttccatccatccatccattcatccatccgtccgttcattcattattttattgtttctttaATCGGTTCTTCCAtcaatttgtttctttcttccatccatgcatccatccatccgtccatccgtccattcatccatcattttattgttccttcaatccattcatccatcaaattgtttcttccatccatctatccgtccgtccattcattcattattttattgtttcttcAATCCGTTCTTCCAtcaatttgtttctttcttccatccatccatccatccatccatccacccatccatcattttattgttcctttaatccattcatccatcaaattgtttcttccatccatccatccatccatccgtccattcattcattattttattgtttctttaATCGGTTCTTCCAtcaatttgtttctttcttccatccatgcatccatccatccatccgtccatccgtctattcatccatcattttattgttccttcaatccattcatccatcaaattgtttcttccatccatccatccgtccgtccattcatccaacATTTCATTGTTTCTTCAATCCAGTCATCCAtcaatttgtttctttcttccatcaatccatccatccgtccattcatccataatTTTATTGTTccttcaatccattcatccatcaaattgtttctttcatccatccctccatccgtccattcatccatcatttcaTTGTTTCttcaattcattcatccatcaattttgtttcttccatccatccaaccagccgtccatctgtccatcatttTATCGTTTCTTCAATCCGTCCATTCATCAATTTGTTTCTTCATCCGTCCAACCATCATTTTGTTCCAattatctgttcatccatctttccactacggccaatttaacttattcaactcatctgtatcgcatgtctttggacttctggggaaacttgagcacccagaggaaaacccacgccaacacttggagaacatgcaaactccacacagaaatgccaactga